The following are encoded together in the Geobacter sulfurreducens PCA genome:
- the gdhA gene encoding NADP-specific glutamate dehydrogenase, which translates to MSPHQVDEKLQGIYQDVLKRNPGEVEFHQAVAEVLESLGPVVTKHPEYLERKIIERICEPERQIIFRVPWQDDKGQVHINRGFRVEFNSALGPYKGGLRFHPSVYLGIIKFLGFEQIFKNSLTGMPIGGGKGGSDFDPKGRSDDEIMRFCQSFITELYRHLGEHTDVPAGDIGVGGREIGYMFGQYKRITNRWEAGVLTGKGLKWGGSLVRTEATGYGATFFINEALKVRKDSFDGKICTVSGSGNVAIYTIEKIHQLGGKCVACSDSNGVIFHEKGLDLDLIKQLKEVERRRIEDYASYHKDAKYIAGGNIWDIPCQVAMPSATQNEINGKDAKTLVKNGCIAVGEGANMPTTPEGVKVFLDAKIAYGPGKAANAGGVATSALEMQQNAQRDSWSFEDTEKKLENIMKGIHRLCHETAEEYGATGNYVLGANIAGFTKVADAMVAHGLV; encoded by the coding sequence ATGTCACCGCATCAAGTCGACGAGAAACTTCAGGGCATCTATCAGGACGTTCTCAAGCGCAACCCGGGCGAAGTGGAATTCCACCAGGCAGTGGCCGAGGTGCTCGAATCCCTCGGCCCCGTCGTCACCAAGCACCCCGAATACCTGGAGCGCAAGATCATCGAGCGGATCTGCGAACCCGAACGCCAGATCATCTTCCGGGTACCCTGGCAGGACGACAAAGGCCAAGTCCACATCAACCGCGGCTTCCGCGTGGAGTTCAACTCGGCCCTCGGTCCCTACAAGGGCGGCCTCCGCTTCCATCCGTCGGTCTACCTGGGCATTATCAAGTTCCTGGGCTTCGAGCAGATCTTCAAGAACTCCCTCACCGGCATGCCCATCGGCGGCGGCAAGGGGGGTTCCGACTTCGACCCCAAAGGAAGGTCCGATGATGAGATCATGCGTTTCTGCCAGAGCTTCATCACCGAGCTCTACCGCCACCTGGGCGAGCACACCGACGTTCCCGCCGGCGACATCGGCGTGGGCGGCCGCGAGATCGGCTACATGTTCGGCCAGTACAAGCGGATCACCAACCGGTGGGAAGCGGGCGTGCTGACCGGCAAGGGGCTCAAGTGGGGCGGCTCCCTCGTGCGTACCGAGGCCACCGGCTACGGCGCAACCTTCTTCATCAACGAGGCCCTCAAGGTCCGCAAGGATTCCTTTGACGGCAAGATCTGCACCGTGTCCGGTTCCGGCAACGTGGCCATCTACACCATCGAGAAGATTCACCAACTGGGCGGCAAGTGCGTGGCCTGCTCCGACTCCAACGGCGTCATTTTCCACGAAAAAGGTCTCGACCTGGACCTCATCAAGCAGCTGAAGGAAGTGGAGCGTCGCCGCATTGAGGACTACGCCTCCTATCACAAGGATGCCAAGTACATCGCGGGCGGCAACATCTGGGACATCCCCTGCCAGGTAGCCATGCCGTCGGCAACCCAGAACGAGATCAACGGCAAGGATGCCAAGACCCTGGTGAAGAACGGCTGCATCGCCGTGGGCGAAGGCGCCAACATGCCCACCACCCCCGAAGGGGTCAAGGTATTTCTCGACGCCAAGATTGCCTACGGCCCCGGCAAGGCTGCCAACGCAGGCGGCGTCGCAACGTCGGCCCTGGAAATGCAGCAGAACGCCCAGCGCGATTCCTGGTCGTTCGAAGACACCGAGAAGAAGCTTGAGAACATCATGAAGGGCATCCACCGTCTCTGCCACGAGACCGCCGAGGAATACGGCGCCACCGGCAACTACGTGCTCGGCGCCAACATCGCCGGCTTCACCAAGGTTGCCGATGCCATGGTGGCCCACGGCCTCGTCTAA
- a CDS encoding phosphotransferase — MLIEMHCHTSEYSSCSGVAAVNLVRQVAAKNLQGIVLTDHHHLWEASELADVRRRAEVPDHFVILAGQEVTTPELGDVLVFGADATIERGTPLAEIRRRYPAAALVWAHPYRRGKRPTPEQLCHPLLDGVEIFNSNHTVRENSQGLQDWHRDRFTAIAGTDTHGENYAGLYPTQFDHAVKTIADLAAEIRHGRCRPFLKEIPRSGANSQVIEVTIGTKGADEVRERLIIKEIGTRHKWRSAERAFRIMGEIVGHGFDEGKFRVPRPIDEDEASMTLIEQGLRGKSLFDKLLTAEPEDGRAYLSLAAGWLARLHGCRLRITPRDEFLVREDERLARYLERFTAIGHRHTRKVQEILAAVAAEERRVVAEGSAYMVQGHGDFHPKNVFVGQDVMENRSTLFVAAIDFESSYVLPRAFDVGCFLAQFRNQFYHYGEIVNAYPEELFLEAYLRDSDQVEPDFLRQVELFRARTNMSIAAYLVKVGLGDSEDLWRVIVEAERSISNLSTGPAG; from the coding sequence GTGCTGATCGAGATGCATTGTCATACCTCCGAATACTCCTCCTGCAGCGGCGTTGCGGCCGTGAACCTAGTGCGGCAGGTGGCGGCGAAGAACCTGCAGGGGATCGTTCTTACGGATCACCATCACCTCTGGGAAGCCTCTGAACTGGCCGATGTCCGGCGCCGGGCGGAGGTACCCGACCATTTCGTCATCCTTGCCGGCCAGGAAGTAACCACGCCGGAACTCGGCGATGTGCTCGTCTTCGGGGCGGATGCGACGATCGAGCGGGGGACTCCGCTGGCTGAAATCCGGCGGCGCTACCCGGCTGCCGCCCTTGTCTGGGCCCATCCCTACCGCAGGGGGAAGCGCCCCACGCCGGAGCAGCTTTGCCATCCGCTGCTGGACGGTGTGGAGATCTTCAACTCCAACCACACGGTGCGGGAGAACAGTCAGGGGCTCCAGGACTGGCATCGCGACCGGTTCACTGCCATCGCGGGCACAGATACCCATGGTGAAAACTACGCAGGGCTCTATCCGACCCAGTTCGACCATGCCGTCAAGACCATCGCCGACCTGGCAGCCGAGATCAGGCACGGCAGGTGTCGGCCGTTCCTGAAGGAGATTCCCCGCTCGGGCGCCAACAGCCAGGTCATCGAGGTGACCATCGGTACCAAGGGGGCCGACGAGGTGCGCGAACGGCTCATCATCAAGGAGATCGGCACCCGGCATAAGTGGCGGTCCGCCGAGCGGGCATTTCGCATCATGGGGGAGATCGTCGGCCACGGCTTCGATGAGGGGAAGTTCAGGGTACCCCGCCCCATCGATGAGGACGAAGCCTCCATGACGCTCATCGAACAGGGCCTGCGCGGAAAATCGCTCTTCGACAAGCTCCTGACGGCCGAACCGGAGGACGGGAGAGCATACCTGTCACTGGCTGCCGGCTGGCTGGCCCGACTTCATGGCTGCCGCCTCAGGATCACGCCGCGCGATGAATTTCTGGTCCGGGAAGACGAGCGTCTGGCCCGATACCTGGAGCGGTTCACCGCCATCGGGCACAGGCACACCCGCAAGGTGCAAGAGATTCTCGCTGCGGTGGCGGCAGAGGAGCGGCGGGTGGTGGCGGAGGGGAGTGCGTACATGGTGCAGGGCCATGGCGATTTCCATCCGAAAAACGTGTTCGTGGGCCAGGATGTCATGGAGAACCGTTCAACCCTGTTCGTGGCGGCAATAGACTTCGAAAGCTCCTACGTGCTTCCCCGCGCCTTTGACGTGGGGTGCTTCCTGGCCCAGTTCCGGAACCAGTTCTATCACTATGGGGAAATAGTGAACGCCTATCCCGAGGAACTGTTCCTGGAAGCCTATCTGCGCGATTCCGATCAGGTGGAGCCGGATTTTCTCCGTCAGGTCGAACTGTTCCGCGCCCGGACCAACATGAGCATCGCTGCCTACCTGGTGAAAGTGGGGCTGGGGGACAGCGAAGACCTGTGGCGGGTGATCGTGGAGGCCGAGCGTTCCATCAGCAATCTCTCAACCGGCCCTGCCGGCTGA